From Canis lupus dingo isolate Sandy chromosome 24, ASM325472v2, whole genome shotgun sequence, a single genomic window includes:
- the CD40 gene encoding tumor necrosis factor receptor superfamily member 5 isoform X6 yields the protein MHSLPNRRIPRHLERRETLSPAQILRPQCVGCWGRDLGLHVEKEGTSETDTTCTCDEGLHCTNAACESCTMHSLCPPGLGVKQIATGISDTICDPCPIGFFSNVSSALEKCHPWTSCETKGLVKVQAGTNKTDVICGPQPRLRALVVIPIIMGILLVVLLVSACIRESPGKVVKKPENKVMYQDPVEDLEEFPMPPHSIAPVQETLHGCQPVTQEDGKESRISVQERV from the exons ATGCACTCGTTGCCAAACAGGCGAATTCCTAGACACTTGGAACGCAGAGAGACACTGTCACCAGCACAAATACTGCGACCCCAGTGCGTGGGCTGCTGGGGAAGGG ACCTAGGGCTCCATGTCGAGAAGGAGGGCACGTCAGAAACAGACACCACTTGCACATGCGATGAAGGTCTGCATTGTACCAACGCTGCCTGTGAGAGCTGCACCATGCACAGCCTGTGCCCCCCTGGCCTGGGAGTCAAACAGATCG CTACAGGGATTTCTGATACCATCTGCGATCCCTGCCCCATCGGCTTCTTCTCCAATGTGTCTTCTGCTTTGGAAAAGTGTCACCCTTGGACAAG CTGTGAAACCAAAGGCCTGGTGAAGGTTCAGGCGGGAACTAACAAGACTGATGTTATCTGTG GTCCCCAGCCTCGGTTAAGAGCCCTAGTGGTGATCCCCATCATTATGGGGATCCTGCTTGTTGTCCTGTTGGTGTCTGCCTGCATCCGTGAGTCCCCAG gaAAGGTGGTCAAGAAGCCAGAGAATAAG GTTATGTATCAGGACCCTGTGGAGGACTTGGAGGAATTTCCTATGCCCCCGCACTCCATTGCTCCGGTGCAAGAGACCTTACATGGGTGCCAGCCGGTCACCCAGGAGGACGGCAAAGAGAGCCGCATCTCCGTGCAGGAGAGAGTGTGA
- the CD40 gene encoding tumor necrosis factor receptor superfamily member 5 isoform X3, whose translation MVLLPLRCLFWGSLLTTVYPEPRTACREKQYLVDSQCCNMCPPGEKLVNDCLHTIDTECTRCQTGEFLDTWNAERHCHQHKYCDPNLGLHVEKEGTSETDTTCTCDEGLHCTNAACESCTMHSLCPPGLGVKQIATGISDTICDPCPIGFFSNVSSALEKCHPWTSCETKGLVKVQAGTNKTDVICGPQPRLRALVVIPIIMGILLVVLLVSACIRKVVKKPENKVMYQDPVEDLEEFPMPPHSIAPVQETLHGCQPVTQEDGKESRISVQERV comes from the exons ATGGTTCTCCTGCCTCTGCGCTGTCTCTTCTGGGGCTCCTTGTTGACCACC GTCTACCCAGAACCACGCACTGCATGCAGAGAAAAGCAATACCTAGTAGACAGTCAGTGCTGTAATATGTGCCCACCAG GAGAGAAACTGGTGAATGACTGCCTACATACCATTGACACGGAATGCACTCGTTGCCAAACAGGCGAATTCCTAGACACTTGGAACGCAGAGAGACACTGTCACCAGCACAAATACTGCGACCCCA ACCTAGGGCTCCATGTCGAGAAGGAGGGCACGTCAGAAACAGACACCACTTGCACATGCGATGAAGGTCTGCATTGTACCAACGCTGCCTGTGAGAGCTGCACCATGCACAGCCTGTGCCCCCCTGGCCTGGGAGTCAAACAGATCG CTACAGGGATTTCTGATACCATCTGCGATCCCTGCCCCATCGGCTTCTTCTCCAATGTGTCTTCTGCTTTGGAAAAGTGTCACCCTTGGACAAG CTGTGAAACCAAAGGCCTGGTGAAGGTTCAGGCGGGAACTAACAAGACTGATGTTATCTGTG GTCCCCAGCCTCGGTTAAGAGCCCTAGTGGTGATCCCCATCATTATGGGGATCCTGCTTGTTGTCCTGTTGGTGTCTGCCTGCATCC gaAAGGTGGTCAAGAAGCCAGAGAATAAG GTTATGTATCAGGACCCTGTGGAGGACTTGGAGGAATTTCCTATGCCCCCGCACTCCATTGCTCCGGTGCAAGAGACCTTACATGGGTGCCAGCCGGTCACCCAGGAGGACGGCAAAGAGAGCCGCATCTCCGTGCAGGAGAGAGTGTGA
- the CD40 gene encoding tumor necrosis factor receptor superfamily member 5 isoform X2 yields MVLLPLRCLFWGSLLTTVYPEPRTACREKQYLVDSQCCNMCPPGEKLVNDCLHTIDTECTRCQTGEFLDTWNAERHCHQHKYCDPNLGLHVEKEGTSETDTTCTCDEGLHCTNAACESCTMHSLCPPGLGVKQIATGISDTICDPCPIGFFSNVSSALEKCHPWTSCETKGLVKVQAGTNKTDVICGPQPRLRALVVIPIIMGILLVVLLVSACIRESPGKVVKKPENKDPVEDLEEFPMPPHSIAPVQETLHGCQPVTQEDGKESRISVQERV; encoded by the exons ATGGTTCTCCTGCCTCTGCGCTGTCTCTTCTGGGGCTCCTTGTTGACCACC GTCTACCCAGAACCACGCACTGCATGCAGAGAAAAGCAATACCTAGTAGACAGTCAGTGCTGTAATATGTGCCCACCAG GAGAGAAACTGGTGAATGACTGCCTACATACCATTGACACGGAATGCACTCGTTGCCAAACAGGCGAATTCCTAGACACTTGGAACGCAGAGAGACACTGTCACCAGCACAAATACTGCGACCCCA ACCTAGGGCTCCATGTCGAGAAGGAGGGCACGTCAGAAACAGACACCACTTGCACATGCGATGAAGGTCTGCATTGTACCAACGCTGCCTGTGAGAGCTGCACCATGCACAGCCTGTGCCCCCCTGGCCTGGGAGTCAAACAGATCG CTACAGGGATTTCTGATACCATCTGCGATCCCTGCCCCATCGGCTTCTTCTCCAATGTGTCTTCTGCTTTGGAAAAGTGTCACCCTTGGACAAG CTGTGAAACCAAAGGCCTGGTGAAGGTTCAGGCGGGAACTAACAAGACTGATGTTATCTGTG GTCCCCAGCCTCGGTTAAGAGCCCTAGTGGTGATCCCCATCATTATGGGGATCCTGCTTGTTGTCCTGTTGGTGTCTGCCTGCATCCGTGAGTCCCCAG gaAAGGTGGTCAAGAAGCCAGAGAATAAG GACCCTGTGGAGGACTTGGAGGAATTTCCTATGCCCCCGCACTCCATTGCTCCGGTGCAAGAGACCTTACATGGGTGCCAGCCGGTCACCCAGGAGGACGGCAAAGAGAGCCGCATCTCCGTGCAGGAGAGAGTGTGA
- the CD40 gene encoding tumor necrosis factor receptor superfamily member 5 isoform X4 produces MVLLPLRCLFWGSLLTTVYPEPRTACREKQYLVDSQCCNMCPPGEKLVNDCLHTIDTECTRCQTGEFLDTWNAERHCHQHKYCDPNLGLHVEKEGTSETDTTCTCDEGLHCTNAACESCTMHSLCPPGLGVKQIATGISDTICDPCPIGFFSNVSSALEKCHPWTSCETKGLVKVQAGTNKTDVICGPQPRLRALVVIPIIMGILLVVLLVSACIRKVVKKPENKDPVEDLEEFPMPPHSIAPVQETLHGCQPVTQEDGKESRISVQERV; encoded by the exons ATGGTTCTCCTGCCTCTGCGCTGTCTCTTCTGGGGCTCCTTGTTGACCACC GTCTACCCAGAACCACGCACTGCATGCAGAGAAAAGCAATACCTAGTAGACAGTCAGTGCTGTAATATGTGCCCACCAG GAGAGAAACTGGTGAATGACTGCCTACATACCATTGACACGGAATGCACTCGTTGCCAAACAGGCGAATTCCTAGACACTTGGAACGCAGAGAGACACTGTCACCAGCACAAATACTGCGACCCCA ACCTAGGGCTCCATGTCGAGAAGGAGGGCACGTCAGAAACAGACACCACTTGCACATGCGATGAAGGTCTGCATTGTACCAACGCTGCCTGTGAGAGCTGCACCATGCACAGCCTGTGCCCCCCTGGCCTGGGAGTCAAACAGATCG CTACAGGGATTTCTGATACCATCTGCGATCCCTGCCCCATCGGCTTCTTCTCCAATGTGTCTTCTGCTTTGGAAAAGTGTCACCCTTGGACAAG CTGTGAAACCAAAGGCCTGGTGAAGGTTCAGGCGGGAACTAACAAGACTGATGTTATCTGTG GTCCCCAGCCTCGGTTAAGAGCCCTAGTGGTGATCCCCATCATTATGGGGATCCTGCTTGTTGTCCTGTTGGTGTCTGCCTGCATCC gaAAGGTGGTCAAGAAGCCAGAGAATAAG GACCCTGTGGAGGACTTGGAGGAATTTCCTATGCCCCCGCACTCCATTGCTCCGGTGCAAGAGACCTTACATGGGTGCCAGCCGGTCACCCAGGAGGACGGCAAAGAGAGCCGCATCTCCGTGCAGGAGAGAGTGTGA
- the CD40 gene encoding tumor necrosis factor receptor superfamily member 5 isoform X1 yields MVLLPLRCLFWGSLLTTVYPEPRTACREKQYLVDSQCCNMCPPGEKLVNDCLHTIDTECTRCQTGEFLDTWNAERHCHQHKYCDPNLGLHVEKEGTSETDTTCTCDEGLHCTNAACESCTMHSLCPPGLGVKQIATGISDTICDPCPIGFFSNVSSALEKCHPWTSCETKGLVKVQAGTNKTDVICGPQPRLRALVVIPIIMGILLVVLLVSACIRESPGKVVKKPENKVMYQDPVEDLEEFPMPPHSIAPVQETLHGCQPVTQEDGKESRISVQERV; encoded by the exons ATGGTTCTCCTGCCTCTGCGCTGTCTCTTCTGGGGCTCCTTGTTGACCACC GTCTACCCAGAACCACGCACTGCATGCAGAGAAAAGCAATACCTAGTAGACAGTCAGTGCTGTAATATGTGCCCACCAG GAGAGAAACTGGTGAATGACTGCCTACATACCATTGACACGGAATGCACTCGTTGCCAAACAGGCGAATTCCTAGACACTTGGAACGCAGAGAGACACTGTCACCAGCACAAATACTGCGACCCCA ACCTAGGGCTCCATGTCGAGAAGGAGGGCACGTCAGAAACAGACACCACTTGCACATGCGATGAAGGTCTGCATTGTACCAACGCTGCCTGTGAGAGCTGCACCATGCACAGCCTGTGCCCCCCTGGCCTGGGAGTCAAACAGATCG CTACAGGGATTTCTGATACCATCTGCGATCCCTGCCCCATCGGCTTCTTCTCCAATGTGTCTTCTGCTTTGGAAAAGTGTCACCCTTGGACAAG CTGTGAAACCAAAGGCCTGGTGAAGGTTCAGGCGGGAACTAACAAGACTGATGTTATCTGTG GTCCCCAGCCTCGGTTAAGAGCCCTAGTGGTGATCCCCATCATTATGGGGATCCTGCTTGTTGTCCTGTTGGTGTCTGCCTGCATCCGTGAGTCCCCAG gaAAGGTGGTCAAGAAGCCAGAGAATAAG GTTATGTATCAGGACCCTGTGGAGGACTTGGAGGAATTTCCTATGCCCCCGCACTCCATTGCTCCGGTGCAAGAGACCTTACATGGGTGCCAGCCGGTCACCCAGGAGGACGGCAAAGAGAGCCGCATCTCCGTGCAGGAGAGAGTGTGA
- the CD40 gene encoding tumor necrosis factor receptor superfamily member 5 isoform X5 gives MCPPGEKLVNDCLHTIDTECTRCQTGEFLDTWNAERHCHQHKYCDPNLGLHVEKEGTSETDTTCTCDEGLHCTNAACESCTMHSLCPPGLGVKQIATGISDTICDPCPIGFFSNVSSALEKCHPWTSCETKGLVKVQAGTNKTDVICGPQPRLRALVVIPIIMGILLVVLLVSACIRESPGKVVKKPENKVMYQDPVEDLEEFPMPPHSIAPVQETLHGCQPVTQEDGKESRISVQERV, from the exons ATGTGCCCACCAG GAGAGAAACTGGTGAATGACTGCCTACATACCATTGACACGGAATGCACTCGTTGCCAAACAGGCGAATTCCTAGACACTTGGAACGCAGAGAGACACTGTCACCAGCACAAATACTGCGACCCCA ACCTAGGGCTCCATGTCGAGAAGGAGGGCACGTCAGAAACAGACACCACTTGCACATGCGATGAAGGTCTGCATTGTACCAACGCTGCCTGTGAGAGCTGCACCATGCACAGCCTGTGCCCCCCTGGCCTGGGAGTCAAACAGATCG CTACAGGGATTTCTGATACCATCTGCGATCCCTGCCCCATCGGCTTCTTCTCCAATGTGTCTTCTGCTTTGGAAAAGTGTCACCCTTGGACAAG CTGTGAAACCAAAGGCCTGGTGAAGGTTCAGGCGGGAACTAACAAGACTGATGTTATCTGTG GTCCCCAGCCTCGGTTAAGAGCCCTAGTGGTGATCCCCATCATTATGGGGATCCTGCTTGTTGTCCTGTTGGTGTCTGCCTGCATCCGTGAGTCCCCAG gaAAGGTGGTCAAGAAGCCAGAGAATAAG GTTATGTATCAGGACCCTGTGGAGGACTTGGAGGAATTTCCTATGCCCCCGCACTCCATTGCTCCGGTGCAAGAGACCTTACATGGGTGCCAGCCGGTCACCCAGGAGGACGGCAAAGAGAGCCGCATCTCCGTGCAGGAGAGAGTGTGA